The region CCCGTACCAGCCGTCCATGCTGTATCCGGGAATGGTCAGGGCGCCCTCGCTGAGTGACTTGTTGTCGTCGAACAGGGCCGTGAGATCGAAGTCGTTGACCGCGCCCATACCCTCACACCGCGGGCACATGCCTCCGAGTCGGTTGAAGGTCGCCTTCTCGGTCTTGGTCTTGCCTCCCTTGTCGACCGTGATGGCGCCGCTGGCAGTGACGGACGGGACATTGAACGAGAACGCGTTCGGTGAGCCGATATGTGGTTGGCCGAGCCTGCTGAACAGAATGCGCAGCATGGCGTTGGCGTCGGTCGCGGTGCCGACCGTGGAGCGCGGGTTCGCCCCCATTCGCTCCTGGTCGACGATGATGGCGGTGGTCAGGCCCTCGAGCCGGTCGACATCGGGTCGGGCCAGGGCGGGCATGAAGCCTTGGACGAAGGCACTGTAGGTCTCGTTGATCAGCCGCTGGGACTCCGCGGCGATCGTTCCGAACACCAGTGAACTCTTCCCTGAACCGGAGACGCCGGTGAACACCGTGAGCCGCCGCTTGGGGATCTCGACGCTGACGTCCTTCAGGTTGTTCACACGGGCACCTTGGACGCGGATCATGTCGTGGTCGTCGGCGACCGGGATCGACGCGGTCCTCGCTTCGGTCGTGCTCATGTTGCTGACTCCATCTCCTGGTTGGGGCTGCTATTCCCCGCGCGTCGCGCGAGTCGATAGACAGCGCACAAGTCCGCACCGAACCGCCGGTCCTCGATGTACTCGAATCCCAGCCGTTCATAGAACCGACGGGCTCCGGTGTTGGACGCCAGCGGGTCCAGAAGGATTCCGGTCACCTCCGGCTCCGCGAAGCAGCGTTCGATGGCTGCTTGCATCATGATCGTGCCGTATCCGCGCCTGAGGTCGTCGGCCGCTCCGATCCAAATGTCGATCGCGCGCAGGTGGGGACCGCAGTCACCCCAGTAGTGCGAGTCCTCGGCCTGTGGGTCGATGATCTGAATGAAACCGATCGGTCGGTTGTCCATTTCGGCGATCAACTGCTCGCGCCACGGTGGTCGGCGCCCCAACTCCCACTCCCATTCCCAGTCGTCGTTGGGGTCGGATGCGACGACGTGCGGCTGCTCGTCCCAGTGCCTCAGTGTGGGCAGGTCAGCGATCGTGGCCGGGCGCAAGTGCATACCGGGATCCTGCCTGACACCGATCATCGAGTCACATCCGATCCGGACGCAGCTTCAGCGCCGGAACCGGAGTTGCCGTGGCAGGGCTTGATTCGTCTTCCCCGATTGCCGATATCCCTACTGATGCGGTCGCGGGACCGGGCGGCTGCTGTCCACCCGGAAAGGGATGAGCCATGATGATGCGCAGATGGCTCGCTGTCGCCGTAGCCACAGTCCTCATCCCAGGAGTGATGTCGGTGTCCAGTGCTACCGCCGGTGCCGAAGGCGTCGCTTCACCCCGCCCGGCCCGGGCAACGACTGCTGCCGATGCTCCCGTCAGGGTGTGGGAGTGGCGACCTCCGGACTCGAACTGGGCCGACCTCATGGCGGGGCTCTCCGGTGCTGCGACCGTCGGTGCCACCCACGTGACGATCGACTTGACCCGACTCGTGGACATCAGCGAGATCCCCGACCCTGCGAAGCGAACGGGCGCGGATGAAGCGTTTCGTCAACGGCTGGTCGACTACACCACGGCTGCCGCCGCTCGCGGCATGACCGTGTCAGCCGTTGTCGGTACCCCGGCGTGGGCTGCAGCGAACTCGCGGTACCTCGCGGGGACCGTCA is a window of Candidatus Nanopelagicales bacterium DNA encoding:
- a CDS encoding GNAT family N-acetyltransferase, coding for MHLRPATIADLPTLRHWDEQPHVVASDPNDDWEWEWELGRRPPWREQLIAEMDNRPIGFIQIIDPQAEDSHYWGDCGPHLRAIDIWIGAADDLRRGYGTIMMQAAIERCFAEPEVTGILLDPLASNTGARRFYERLGFEYIEDRRFGADLCAVYRLARRAGNSSPNQEMESAT